The Chitinophagales bacterium DNA segment CCAATATAATGGACAATTTACAGACGCTAATGGGAAATACTACAATCCCCTAGTGGAAAATTTTATGTCCTATTATGGTACTAAGTTAAACAATGCTTTTATCGTATCTGGCTGCGGTAGAAGTTTTACGCATAATCAATATGAGCGTATGGTCACAACCTATAAAATAGATAAGGAAGCTAAATTTTAGACCTCAAATACATATGAGAAGCTTTTTTAACCCAAATTTCTGAATTTTCAAATGCGGATTAGGGTTTAAGCGCACGGAGGCGTCTATGAAGGTAATCCCTATTAAAATTAAAAAAGGGAAGTCTAGATTTAGACTTCCCTTTTTTAATTTTAAAATTAGAATACTATTTTATTGCTTAGTCCATGTAGTTAATGTGGTGGAAGTACCTAATGTTTCACTCGTAGTAACAGAATTACAATCGAATGAATTTATCAAAGTAGTATCTGTTCCAATGATCAAATAATTTTTACCAGCAGCAGTATGTGTTTTCCATGATGCACCATTTATCGTAGCAGATGAACAGCCAGAAACTAAAGTTTCGGTAATAGTCCCACTAGCATTAAACTTAGCTGAATTTTTAAGACAAGGATCAAAAGATTGGCTTACAGTAGTAACGTCTATACCAGCCGTTACAATCTTGGTGATTTTATACGTTTTGTCATTCAAGGTAGAGTTTTGCCAAGTGCATGTAGCGACATCATCTTTCTTACATGAATAGGTAATCAAAGCGACCATAATTAAAGCTATAAGTTTTTTCATAAAATAAATAATTTAAAGTGAAGCCCAAAGGTATGTTTTTTTACAAAAAAGTCAAAAAATGATTTCGATTAAATTTAAACCTAAGACAATCAAGCATTTATTTTCCCTATAGCGCAGCTGACATAAGATTTAGCTTTGTCTATAAGACTATTGTGACCCTTCTCTGGATAACCCATAGTTTCCAGTTTTTGCATAGCAATGGTTTTCGTAGTTTCTGGACCAGAAATATGAACCAATTCATTATCTATATCCACCTCTACGTTTTCTATTCCTTCTATCTTCAGTAGAGAAGACTCAATACTTTTCACACATCCACTGCATTTGATGTTTTCTACTTCTATTGTGTACATTAGGGGGTATGATTCTATATAAAAGCATAACGATTGACTGCACTCAATAGTTTCATTAAATTGCATTTTCTTGATAATGTTTATTCGGGTTAAATTGGCATTCATTTGAAATTTAACTACTAATTTTGAAATTATCACAATCCGAAAATGAAAAATATAACTGATCTTAAGATTAAAATATCACTTGTTTTTAGTTTATTCGTATGTAGTTCGGTAACTGCTCAAAATCTCACCCAGTATATCAATCCGATGATAGGAACAGGTGGTCATGGGCATACTTTTCCGGGTGTTACGTTACCTTTTGCTATGGTACAGCTCAGCCCTGATACGCGTGTAGATGGTAGCTGGGACGGGTGTAGTGGCTATCATTATTCAGATAAGACGATTTATGGATTTAGTCATACTCATCTCAGTGGTACGGGGTGCAGCGATTATGGAGATATAGCATTTATGCCATTTTTCGGAAAAGATGTAGAGCAAAATGTACCAATAGAAACCTTGTTAGGACGTGGGGTAAAATTTTCGCATAAAAATGAATTAGCAAAGGCAGGTTATTATTCTGTCGTATTAGATAATGGCATTAAAGTAGAACTCACTTCTACACTGCGCGCTGGACTGCAGCGCTATACTTTTTCAAATAAAGGAAAAGCTATTGTGGTCATGAATCTAAAACATAGAGATGAACTTTTGGAAGGAAAGATAGAAGAGTTGGACCTTATTACGTATAAAGGTAAGCGAGTAAGCAAGGCATGGGCGGAACGCCAGCAGTTGTTTTATTTTTTCCACCTCAGTAGGTTACCTATTAAGAATGAAATAGTGAAGGGTCCTAGAGGAGACGAATTGCTTGTACTAGAATTTGAAGTAGAAAAAAATCAAGAGTTATTGATAAAAA contains these protein-coding regions:
- a CDS encoding heavy-metal-associated domain-containing protein; protein product: MYTIEVENIKCSGCVKSIESSLLKIEGIENVEVDIDNELVHISGPETTKTIAMQKLETMGYPEKGHNSLIDKAKSYVSCAIGKINA